ATTGCTGTGCCTGCTGCCATAGGGAATCACCCAGGGGAAAAGATTATCGTTTGAAGAATCGTTTGTCGATCAGCTTGGTTGATGGTCGAGCAATTTTCGCGCCAACTATCAGGTCAGGATGGCGTTCGGGCAGGTTTCAGTGACGACAGCGGCAACCACACTGCTCAGTTCGCCACCGCGTCTTTGGCGGTCCGCGCCCGTTCCGTTGCTGATCAACTCATTCGCGAACGCTTCGACCGGGCGAGATTCGCCAGTCGCGTCCAAGGCGGGTTGCAACGCAGTCATCAAACGATCGAGTAGCTCAGAAGCACCGATCATCTCGCACGAAACTGGGTCAACGAGTTTGTCGTTCATTCCGTATCGAGCCGCATGCCAGATCGCATAGGACAGAACCGCAGGACGAATCGGCTTGATCGGTTTCGATTGCTCTTCTTCCGCGACGGCTAGCATGACGATCGCGCGAATCAAACCGACGTAGCCGACTGTTTCTTCGACTTTGGTCATCACGTCAGCGGCACGGAACTCGATCGTTGGGACCCGAGTGGGCAGCCGGATGTCCCAATACAAAAAGCTCTCGTCCTTGATCGCACCGCAAGCGACCAGGTCGTCGACGCACCGTTGATAGTCCGCGAGCGAATCGAAGTGTGCGGGCGGACCAGCCATAGGCCACTGGGCCCAGAGTTCTCGGCGGTAACTTGCGTATCCAGTATCGACGCCATTCCAAAAAGGCGAGTTGGCAGTGATCGCCTGCAGGATCGGAAGCCAGCGTCGGCAGCGATTCATCACTTGAATTCCAAGTTCACGATCTTCCATGGCAACGTGAACATGACAACCGAAGATGAACAAATCACGCGCAATCTGCTGGTAGCGATCCGTCATCGCTTGATAGCGATCTTTTGGCGTCAGAGCGTCATCGGTAGGAACCGGCAACGGATTCGTGCCCGCGGAGGCGAGTTCAGACTCGTTGGACCGCGCCGCGTCGATCAGCATTCGTCGCGTTTGGGTCAGAGCGTCACGAACCTCTTCCAGAGTGCTGCACACATCCGACGCCATTTCGATTTGATTCAGGTGAAGCTCGTGCTGAATTTCTGAATGGGCCTCTTTCGATCCGCCGTTACGCCGAATCGTCCGCATAACTTCCTTGCAGTTCGGTATCAGCGCACCACTGCGAGGATCAACGAGTTGGTATTCTTCTTCGACGCCGACGGTGGGAATGGTGAAAGACACGATTGATCTCCAATCAAACAAGGATCCGCCGATTGGACACCGGGTCGGACAAACAGAAGTGAGAAGTGAACGAGGCGACGAGAATCTCAAGTGGCCGGGGTGGGCGGACCATCCTGGATCGCGGCGAGTGCCAACACACTTGCACCAATGGGCAGTGCGGACTCGTCGATATCGAACTTGGGCGTGTGCAAGGGTTCGCTACCGAGGTCAATGCCCGCGACGCCGAGACGGAACATCGCAGCGGGAACCTGCTGAGCCATGAAGGAAAAGTCTTCGGCGCCCATACTGGGTTGTGTGATGTCGCGAACGTTTGCTTCGCCTAGAATTTCGATGCCGGCTTTGCGAAGCCGGCGGGCAACACCCGCGTCGTTGATGACTGGTGGAGTGTGTTGGCCGAACTCCAAGTCAATTTTGCATGAATGGATTGACGCGATCGATCGGGAAATCTCCGCCATCATCTCTTTTGCTTTCTCAGCGCTTTCCGAAGAGAGCGTTCGAAGCGTTCCGCTAATCGAGGCGGAGGATGGAACCACGTTCGGCGCGTTTCCGGTGTGAAGGCTGCCGACGTTGATCACCACAGCATCTCGAGCATCGATTGCTCGAGGGACACGGCGATAGATGTCGGTGACCCACTGCGCAGCCGCACCGACCAAGTCACCCGTTAGGTGCGGTCGTGCTCCGTGGCCGCCTTGGCCGGACATTTCGACGGTGAACAGATCGCACCCGGCGGTGAACGCGCCTTCGCGAATTCCGATGGTACCGACCGGGCGCGTTGGGTCCACGTGCAAAGCGATCGCGGAATGGACGCCCTGCAACGCACCCGAACGAATCATGTGCAAGCCGCCGCGACTTGTCTCTTCGGCTGGTTGAAGAATGATGCGGCTGTTGACCGCCACGCCTTCACTAGCGAGTTCCGTCAAGATTGCGGCGGCCCCATATCCCATGGCGGCGTGTGCGTCGTGACCGCAGGCGTGCATAACCTGATCAGTGCCACTGGCGTAGTCGTGTTGCACGAGGGTTTGGATCGGCAACGCATCGATGTCAGCACGAATTGCGGTACGTCCCAGTTCGCGAGCTTCGCCGATGTCGACGAATAGACCTCGGTTGTCTTCCGCCAGCGTTGGTTCCAGTCCGAGGTCAGTGATGATCTCCGCCAGAAACTCCGTCGTGCGATATTCGTAACCGGACAACTCGGGGTAGCGATGGATGTACCGCCGAACCTCTCGAGTTTTGATCGCGTGTTTTCGTGACAACGACGCGATGCGGTCCTGCATATCTTCGGCGGTCATCATGATTCCGAACGCATCGATCGGTAAGCCGACGATGAGGCTCGGCGGGAAGCGATTCGTGCAGCACCGACGATGGCACCTGAAACTGCACCCCACAACAATGCCTCTCGCCATTCGACTTCGTGCGACGTCGGATTCTTGGGAGGGTCGCGTTTCAACGCGGCACGCCAGCCAAGTTCGATGCCCTGGCGGACCAGGAAAGTGCATCCGAGTGCGGCGGCAAACGCAATCGCGTTTTCTGCTTGGCCGATGCCTGAGTTGCGTCCGTCCGGTTCATCACTCAAAAAGTCGACGGCGCGATCTTTTAGATCTTCAAGTTGTTCTTGCATTGCAGTAGTTCCTTAAAACGAAGAGCAACCGACTCGGGTTGCTCTGGCGAATGATTGTGGCACTCGGTCGCGATCGATCGAGTTTGCGAGCGTTGCGACCGAGAGTCGCTTTGCCTACTACGGCTTGATCTTCCAGCCGATCATGACGCCCAATCCGAACGCCCAGCAGGCGGCGACATCGGGATGGTCTTTCGCATAAGCCTTGGCCAATCCGAACAGGTCTTGAGCCGGTTCCTTGACGTAGTGCTGAGCGGCGTCTCGGCCGAACTCCACGGCACCGTTGGCGACTCGGTCCGCTGTATCGCGAGCTTGATCGGACATGCCGTTTATGTTCGCGGTTTTGGATGATGTACCGGTAGTACTTTGATGGGTTGATGCTTCATTCATGACGATTACCTTTCAGTAAGGGGAGAGACTTGGTCGGGGGTGTAGTAGTGAGTTGGTTCGCGATGAGTTCGGAATGACTCGCGACGCATTTGATTGCGAGCGGAGGTCGATGGCGAAATCATGGTCGCCTTCAACCAGCGAACGTTCTCGGACAGTTCGGACTTCGTTTCAGCCATCGCGTCGGTAGCGGCCTGGATGGCCTTTGCCGCGATGAACATCAGCACGCCAACGATGACGAAAGTCGTGACAGCAAGAGTCACGAGTGCGCCGCCGGTCGAGAGTTCAGTCAGCTCATCGAGCAAAAATCCGAAGCCGATCAGCAAGACGGTCAAAGCGGATCCGGCCAGAGCAACCGCGATCGACGTGAAGATCGCAGCAGAGGTCAATTTTCGCTTTGCTGCTTGAGCGTCAACTGACAGCAGTTGCCATTGCAACTCGCATAAGTCGAGGACGTCCCGCAGGACTTTCTGGATGCTGGCGTTGTTTGGCATGTCGATCACGAGGGTCGGCGTTTAACGATCCAACCAAGAGCCACGCCAAAGACGCCGGCCGCAACAAGTGAGGCGGTCGGGTACTTGGCGACGGATTGGTTGATGAATTGCAGTTTGTTGGATGGCTTCTCATCCGCGTCGAATCTGCCTGCCTCGGAAAGAGGTTCGTCAAACTCGAGACGTCTGGGTGGTCGGGAATGTGCGGGAGCAATCATGTGGACGATCGGTTGGTCAGAATGCGATTGATTTGGTGAGCCGCCACGGTGCTGGCCTGCCGAATCGCGAGCGTCATCACGGTCCCGGCTATTCCTGCCATCAGTCCCTTCTTGGCTGGTTCCGGAGCGACGCTGTCATTGCGAGAAGTTTCGCGGATGACGATTCGTTCCGGCGTTCGCTTCGAGGGGACGATCAGGAAGCCGATTGCCGCGGCACCCGCCAGGATCGGCAAGGGGTGCCGCGACATGTGATACTTCCAATCCGTCAGTTGGCGAACTCGGACGCGAGCATCGTCAACTTCATAGGGAAGCTCCGTTCTGATCTCAGCCATTCGTTGCTTGATCGCAGCGGACTGCTTTTTGGTTGCAAGCGTGGTCGCCATGACTATTTCTTGTTACCGAAGAACAGGATTGCACCAGCGGCGATTCCGAGACCAAACGCGATGGCCAACGATTCACCGGGACGCGTGCGAACGGTGTCGGCGAGTTTGGTGCCGTACTCGCCCGACTGCGATGCGAATCGCTGGTAGTTCTGGCGAGCGTAGGCTGCCGCATCGGCGGCTGCAGCTTGTGCCGCGTCGCTGTATTGTTGAACGGTGTCAGCAGCTTGGTCGCTGAAGTTTCGGCTGAAGATGCCATCGAGGAACTTCTCGATTTCGTTTTGCGTCGCACCTGTCTTCTGTTGCACGACACCGACCAGTTGTTCAGCCGAACCACGTGCTTGTTGCAGGTCGTCTTCGGTCAATTGCCCCCAGTTCTCTTTGAGCCGGCCTTTGACTTCGTTCCAGTGACCTTGTAGTTCTTGGCGATTAACCATGAGATGGACTCCTTTTCTTGTGTTGGTCGAATTGTTTCTGCCTTCGGTTTGCGATCTCGTTTGAGATGGCGATGAAAGTGAATCGCACATGGCGGGCCAAAACGATCTAGGAATTCGGAAAGAGTTGCGGATTCCCTCGTTTGGTCGCGTTTCCCTATGGCTGGGGACTAGATCCAACTGAACGTGGAGCGAGACCATGAGTGAGCGAATGGGCGCGGCGATCCGAGCGGGTCGAAGCTTCGATGCCTTTGCGATCATGTTGGTCGCTTCTCGTTCAGTGTGCCTTTTCGTGCTTGCGTATTCCCGCAGGTGCCCTCGTAAGAAACACGAAATCAACTGTCGCGTGGTACGACGATTGCGATTGTCCGAGGCAAACACCTCAATCACCAACCAAGGACCAACCGATGTCTCGTTTAGCAATCTATGCCGTCTTGCCCGCTCTGGTTTTTGCTTCCGTCGTTCCTGTTTTCGCGGACGAACATACCCAGCCAATGCTCAAGCGATTGGCTGGGGTTTGGGAAGTCGAAGAAGGCGTGAACCAAGGCGAGGAGATTCCGGAGGACGAACTCGAAGGAACGATCATGAAGATCGAGAAGGACATGATCATCACCTACGATCGCGAGCAGCGAGAAGTCTACCGGGCTCAGTTCACCCTCGATGAAACTAAGAAGCCTGTTCAGATCGACATGATCACCGAGATGAAAGGCATGCCCCCGACGAAGTCGTTTGGGATCATCAAGATGGAAGAGGGAGATGAGTTTGAAATCTGCTACGCCTTGCCCGGTGCAGATCGTCCGAAGGAGTTTAAGTCTCCCAAGGGCAGCAAAGTCATGCTGTTTGAAGCCGAGCGTGAGGACTGATCTCGTAGCGAAGAAGCCGAGGGATTCTCAAAGCAGTTTGGAAAACAATTACAAGGAAAAGTCATGGGTCATCAATGTCTCGTCGCGGAATACGCCACCCGCGAAAAGTTGGCGGTCGCCGTCGAAGCACTTCAGAAAGACGGTTATGGAGCCGACGATTTCAGCGTCGTCACCCCATCCGACCAGTCGCACGACGTCGCAAATGAGGGTGCGAGCAACGATCGAGCGTCGTCGCCGCCGGCGGAGAAGACGACCGGTGCGGCCACGTTGGCTGGCGGTGCGATCGGTGCATTACTGGCGGCACCAACCATGATCGGGCCGTTTCTCGTCGCGGGCCCGATCGCGGGAATGGCGGCCGGAGCCGTCGGTGGTGGACTTCTCGCGTCCATGAAAACTTGGGGATTGGACGACAAGGCCAGTGCCAACTACGAGACGAATCTCAATTCGGGTTCGTCGTTGATCGTGATCGAAGGTGACAAAGCGAAACTGAATGCGGCAGCGCAAACGCTGCAGACCTGCGATCCGGTTTCGATCGACCGCTACGAGGCGTGAGGCAGGATTTTGCGGCCGGTTTTGATGAACGCTGGCTGCGCTGGCGTTTGTCAGCTTGGACCTTGCCTGTCGTGGACTGCCGGCGCAAGTACTTTAACGAGCTGTGACTATTGGGCGATGGCCGTTCGGGTTGGCTGCGTCGTGTGAACCGGTACTAACGCACTTCGGCTGATTGGCATGGTTGCTTACAGCGTCGAATCCAAGAATGCGATCGCGGCGGTTTCGTGCCAGCGACGGCGGTCATGGCCGAGGAAACCGGTGTGGCCGCCGGACTCGCATAACATCGGATGCAGCGATTCATTGCCGTCCCAGTCAATGCCTTCGAAGACTTCGGGTGCGACGACCGGATCGTCTTTCGCGTGGAGCAGCAATGTCGGCGTTCGGATTTGTTGCAGAGAATCAATCGCAGAATTTTCCGCGTAGTAGTCCTTGGCTCCCTCGTAGCCGAAACGCGGTCCGGTGAATTGATCATCGAGTTCCCAGACCGATGAGACTGATGAAAGCGTCGCCCGCTCATTGTCGGTTAGTTCTGCTGAGCTCCGTAGCAGCTCATCGCATTGCTTATGCAGAAGATACTGGTCAAACACGCGGTTCGAACCCGTTTGTAGGTTCTGAGACGTGATCTCCATGTCCAGCGGAGCGGAAACACTGACCGCGGCATCGAAGTTCGAGTTTGAGCCGGATTCGGCGAGGTACTTGAGCAGTAAGTTGGCTCCCAAAGAGAATGCGATGCATGCCAGGCCGTTCCTGGTCCACTCTGGTCGTTCTTCTTTCAGGTACTCGGTCAGATGGCACACGTCGGCGGTCAAACCCGGGTGATGAAAGCGGGCGCACTTTGAAGCTGAGCGCCCGGCGCCTCGATGATTCCAAAGTAAAACGTCGTACCCGTTCGCGTTCAGTCTTTCTCCGGCCGACCGCATGTAGCGACTGAGTGCGTGCCCTCCCATGCCGTGAAAGATGGTTACCAATGGATTGTCGGCTTTGTTATCAGTCGCCGGAAAATAAAAACCGCTCATCTCGTCGGGAGGTGTGTGGTCATCGGGAATCGACACGGCCACCGCATCCGCTCGTGATTCAAGATCGAGTTGCGGTTTCATCCATTTGACCGAAATCGTTTGCAGCCAACCTCCCAGGCAAAGCGGATGAGGCCGGAAGTCATTGAGTGCGTCGATCTCTTTCGCGACGGTGCTCGAATCTTTGTAGCTGGCTGAATCGGATTCGGGCATGACCGTCGCTTTCAACTGGGCGATACTGAATTGAAATTTCGAATGCCAATCGGTTACGCGAATCCCACGCCAACCACATTTGGAACGGTGTTTGCGTTGATTCCCCCAGAACACTCAACAATCAAATCTTACTGATGGGGACTCACGATGACACGCTCAAACCACACCATGCACGGTGCCGTGGCAATTGCTGCCACGGTGCTGACATTGATGTTTGCAATCACGATTGCCAACGCCGATGACGGAATCTTTGGAAACGATGGAGCTTCCACGGTGACCGGCGACATTCTGGAATCGCGAGGCGATTTGGCGGAGGGATTGGGACGGGGGGCCGTACTCCGTTCGCTTTCCGCGGAACGTTTTCAAGAAGCGATCGCAAAGCAACTTGAAAACAGGAAAGAGTCGGTCGAGTTGTACTACGACATCAAAGCTCTCCGCGAAGAGCAACTGAAGAAAGATCGCATGTCGGCATCCGAACGAATGAAGATCGCAAACTCGCAAAAGCCCGATCGATTGAACGAGAATCAGATCGAACGCAAAACCGGCGAGATCTATTGGCCCGAGCCGCTCGATAGTCCGGTTTTAGAACCCTATCGTCGTCCGATCGAAAAGACATTGTCGAAACGCTACCAGCCCGATGCCGAGTATCGTGAGTTCGACTTCATCAAGGTCCACCGCATGGTGAAACGCATGGAAGAAGCAATCGATTCGATCCGAGATGAATTGGACGCTCGCGAAATGGTCGCTCTAAAAGACTATCTGGTGCAGATCGATTACGAAGCCCGTTTCGACAGCAAGAACAATCGAGTCGACTTCTAAGTCGACGATGTCACTTGCCTTTTGACAAACGAGATGCCGAGGTTCGTAAGAGAGCTTCAAGGCATCCGTTTCTTCTCGGCCTGACTTCTCAGCAGAGCCGGATTGGCCAGTCATTGGCTGCGGGTCCAAACGCCCGTTTCGTTTTCACTTCGCATCCACTGTATGTCCATGTCTCGATCGATCGTTGCCATCTGCGGAATGCTGATTGGATTCTCGCTTCATTTCGGAGCCTCGACCAATCAGGTTCACGCACAAGACGAGTCTCCAACCGCCGATGATGTTGCCGCTGAGGTCACCGGCGCGGACACGGAGTCGACCAAGAAGGCAGCCCAAGTTGCCGACGAGGTTCAAGTCGATCCGGTCAACAGTGACCAACGCATCGAAACTCGCTTGCAAGAAATCATGGAAGCGACGGGTTGGTTTACGGAACCCCTCGTGGAGGTCGATCGTGGAGTCGCATTCTTAAGTGGTACGGCTGATACGACGAACCACCGCGAATGGGCCGAAGCAACAGCAATCAAGACGTCGGATGTGGTTGCGGTCGTCAATCGCGTCAAAGTCGCTGAACTGCCGCTATGGAATTTTGCACCGGCGATTGCATCGCTCAAACAGCTCGGGCGAGAGGCCACCGGTGTCTTGCCGTTGGTTCTGGTTGCGATCGCGGTTGCGATGCTGTCGTACATGTTGGCACGTGCTGGAGCGGGGTTGACGCGTTATTTCACTCGATCGCGAATTGACAGCTCGCTGTTGCGTCAGGTCGCCGGCAACGTGGTCGCGGTTTTGATATTTATCATCGGTGTTTATGTGGCCTTGCGGGTGTCGGGGCTGACACGTTTGGCCGTCACCGTGTTGGGCGGTACCGGTTTGGTTGGTTTGGCTCTTGGATTCGCCTTCCGTGATATCGCGGAGAACTATCTGGCCAGCATTCTGATCTCGCTCAATCATCCTTTTCGCGTTGGCGACCTGATTGAGGTTGAAGGGGCGAAGGGTTTCGTTCGGAAAGTCACGACGCGTGGAACCGTGCTGAACACATTGGAAGGCAACCAAATCCAAATGCCAAACAGCACCGTCTACAAAGGTAAGATCATCAACTACACCGCCACCCCGCTCAGCCGTCAGGACTTTACCGTCGGGATCGGGTTTGAAGATTCCATTGTCGAGGCCCAAGAGATCGTGATGTCGGTGCTGAACGATCATGTCGGCGTGGTCAACGACCCGGCCCCGATCGCGATCGTTGAATCTCTAGGATCGGCGACGGTCAACTTGCGAGTTTACTACTGGTTCGATCAGACGACCCACTCACCTCTAAAGGTCAGCAGCAGCGTGATCCGACTTGTCAAGCAAAAGCTCACCGAAGCCGAGATCACAATGCCCGACGAGGCTCGCGAATTGGTCTTCCCACGCGGAGTGCCCGTGCAAGTCGTGGAGAATCTACCCACCGCACCGCCATCGCTTCCCAAGCCATCGGCGTCGCGAACCGAGCCCACGCAATCGGTTGGAGAAGGCGATTTGAAAGCCGAGCAGAGCGAAGTCTTGAGAGCAACTGAAGACGATGAGATTGTCGAAGGTGAGGCGAACCTAATCGCATGAAGGCCTACCTACAGCAACTCATTTACCGAGTCAAAGGAAGCTATTGGTTCATTCCGTCTTTGATGGTCTTTTCCGCAATCGTGCTTTCGCAGTTGACGATCTGGATCGATCGTACGTTAGGGAACAGCTGGTTGCAGGACTACTGGTTCACTTCAATGAACCAACCCGATGGTGCTCGCGCGTTGTTGGCGACCGTCGCGGGATCGATGATCACGGTCGCAGGTGTCACGTTTTCGTTGACGATTCTCGCCGTCTCGCATGCGACGTCGCACTTCGGGCCTCGGCTGCTCGACAACTTCATGCGGGACCGAGGGAATCAAATCACTCTGGGGACCTTTGTCGCAACGTTTTTGTATTGCTTGCTTGTTTTGCGAGTCGTTCGCGGTGAAGCGGTTCCCGAAAGTTGGGATCTGACCGTCGAAGCATTCGTTCCGCAGTTGTCGTTGTTCGTCAGTCTGATCTTGACGATCGCGAGCGTTGGAGAATTGATCTACTTCATTCACCACGTCCCCGACAGCATCCATGTCTCGACCGTTTTGCGACGTTTGGCGACGGATATGTCTGGCAAGTTCGACGAGCTCTATCCGGAAACGCTGGGGATTGCGTTGAACGAAGACCGGGACGATCCCGTCCTTGCGAAGGACTTCCTGCACACGGTTCCGTCATCGGTGACCGGGTATTTGCAAGGCATCGATGAAGATGAACTCATGAGCTTTGCCGAGGAGCACCAGGCGGTTGTTCGGCTGAAGAAACGTCCCGGAGACTTTGTTTGTCGAAGTGAAATCATCGCCGAGGTCACGCGAACGGAAGGATGGGGAGAGGATCATCTGGATCAAGTTCGCCGCGGGTTCACAATCGGTTTTTCGCGAACGCCCACCCAAGATGTTTTTTTCATTCTCAACGAATTTGTCGAGGTCGCTACGCGGGCGTTGTCTCCAGGCGTGAATGATCCGTTCACCGCCATGCAATGCATCGATTGGTTGTCTGACGGATTGGTTCAGTTGTCACAACGGCAGCTGCCGACTCGCTACCGAACGGATGACAATGAGGAGTTGCGGATCATCACGACGGAAGTGACTCGCGCGGACTTCGTGGATGCGATGTTGTGGCAGTTGATTCCGTATGTGCGCGATGATCGCAACGCGTCGCAATACTTCGTCGCGTCGATGAAACGCGCGATCGAAATTTCCAACTGCAAGACGCTGAACGAATTGATTGAAGAAACCATCCAAACTCTTGAAGAGAGCAGCGACCGTGAAGAATGATTCTGACTCAGGTGGAGACCCAATTTGGTCGAGGTTCGCGTTCCGAGGAATTTCGGTGGCGTTGCTGTTTTTCGTTTGCTTCGCATTCACAGTGTCCGCTGGTATCGCGCACGGTCAGGAAGCCAGCGACACCGAAACCGAAGCGGAGAAGAACGCTCCGGTGGACACGGTCGCGGTGGAAGACATCGTCGATGATGAAGCCATTCGTGAACGGCTCGCAGAAATTTTCGCTGCGGCCAAGAACAGTGGTTGGCTGACTGATGCGGAAGTCAAACTTGAGAGTGGCATTGTGACCATTCAAGGCCAAGCCGATACCGAAGAACACCGGCAATGGGCGGAGACCGTCGCGAGAAAGACCGAAGGTGTGGTTGCGGTCATCAACGAATTGTCGATCGACAGTGCTGTTGATTTGGTTTCCACTCGGAACGTCGTGACGCGGTCGCTCGACTCGCTGTGGACCGACTTCTTGATTCGCTCGCCATTGCTTTTCGCGGCGTTGATCGTCGTCGTCCTGACATCTTTGTTATCAAGGTTGGTCAGTTGGGGTGTTCATCGTTTGCTTGATAAGCGAGGAATGCGTACGAGTCTAAAAGACCTCATCAATCAATTGACTTCGATCGCGATTTGGGTGATTGGATTGCTCATCGCTACCGTTGTGGCATTTCCAGGTATGACGCCCTCGAAAGCCTTGACTGTATTGGGACTCGGGTCGGTTGCGATCGGATTTGCATTCAAAGATATCTTCGAGAACTTCTTTGCCGGAATTTTGATTCTATGGGGCTATCCATTCGACCGAGGTGATTTCATTACTTGCGGAGATGTGACCGGGGAAGTGAAGCAGATCACCATCCGCAACACAATGATTCGGAAGCTCGATGGCGAGTTGGCGGTTGTCCCGAACGCGAGTCTTTTCAAAAACAACGTCGACGTTCTCACCAACCAGCCTCAACGCAGGGTTCGACTCATTTGCGGCGTTGCCTACGACGAAGACGTCGACCAATCTCGCGATGTGATCAAGCATGCGGTTCAGGGATGTGAGAGCGTGCAGGGCAAGCGGACCGTGGAAGTCTTTGCCAAGGAATTTGCTGACTCCAGCATCAATTTCGAGGTCGCTTGGTGGGCGGGATCTAAACCGCTGGACATCCGTCGTAGCCGCGATGAGGTCGTCGCCTCGATCAAACGTGATCTGGATGCCGCAGGAATTGAAATCCCATTCCCGTATCGCACGTTGACATTCAAGAACCCTGAACACCTTGGCTTCCAGTCGACTGAGTCGGCCGGCGAATCAAGCGGTTCCGACGATAGCCACTTCACTCAAACCGAAGAAAGTGAATCCTGATGGATCACACCGCATTTACCCGACGTTTCCTGCTGGCCAGCGGCATTGTCCTGTTGGTCGTTGCAATCGCTGGATTGCTCTACGTCGCACGGAACTTGTTGCCGTTGATCTTTGGATCAGTGCTAATCGCGGTTGTTCTGAACCAATTGGCCGATCTGGTTGGACGATGGAGTCCGCTGGACATGTCACGAAACATGCGAGTTGGTTTGGTGATTTCCACGATCGCGGTGTTGTCTTGTTTGACGATGTATTCGTTTGCAAACTCGGCGGCGCAGAAGGTGGCTCAGTTCAAAGACCGCATCGAAAATTCGGTGCAGGAGAGCTTTGAATCAGTCAAACAACAACCGCTGGTTGAGGATCATTTGAAGGAAGATGCGAAGCTCAGTTCGATGATGCCCTCTTCCGGAAAATCCATTGGGCTGGCCAAGAATTTCTTCACGTCCGCGTTTGGTGGGATGGCGGACTTGTTGATCCTGCTTTTTCTTTCGATCTACTTCGCTGTCAGTCCCGACAAGTACCGCGTGGGTGCGATTCGGCTGCTCCCGACCGGTTGGCGAGAAGAGACATCGAATCTGTTGACCGAATCCTCCACGATGTTGTGGCGATGGATGATCGGGCGTTTGATCGCGATGGCTTTGGTTGGAATCGTGTTCGGGATCGGTTTGGCAGTGATTGGTGTTCCGATGCCACTGGAACTGGGCGTGTTCGCTGGTTTGGTGACGTTCATTCCCAACATTGGTGGCATCGCCGCAGTCGTGCCCGCGTTGCTGCTGGCGTCGCAACAAGGATCGACAGCGCTCGTCAGCGTTCTGGCTCTCTACGTTGTGATCCAAACCATTGAAAGCTATCTCATCACACCGATGGTTCAGGAACATCAAGTCGAGCTGCCACCGGCAATGGTGATTCTGGCTCAGATCATCGGAGGCTTGATCTTTGGATTTTGGGGCATCGTTTTCGCGACGCCAATGTTCGCGGTCAGCATGCTGTGGATCAAGCAGCTTTACGTCGAAGAT
This genomic window from Rhodopirellula bahusiensis contains:
- a CDS encoding mechanosensitive ion channel family protein, giving the protein MSMSRSIVAICGMLIGFSLHFGASTNQVHAQDESPTADDVAAEVTGADTESTKKAAQVADEVQVDPVNSDQRIETRLQEIMEATGWFTEPLVEVDRGVAFLSGTADTTNHREWAEATAIKTSDVVAVVNRVKVAELPLWNFAPAIASLKQLGREATGVLPLVLVAIAVAMLSYMLARAGAGLTRYFTRSRIDSSLLRQVAGNVVAVLIFIIGVYVALRVSGLTRLAVTVLGGTGLVGLALGFAFRDIAENYLASILISLNHPFRVGDLIEVEGAKGFVRKVTTRGTVLNTLEGNQIQMPNSTVYKGKIINYTATPLSRQDFTVGIGFEDSIVEAQEIVMSVLNDHVGVVNDPAPIAIVESLGSATVNLRVYYWFDQTTHSPLKVSSSVIRLVKQKLTEAEITMPDEARELVFPRGVPVQVVENLPTAPPSLPKPSASRTEPTQSVGEGDLKAEQSEVLRATEDDEIVEGEANLIA
- a CDS encoding mechanosensitive ion channel domain-containing protein: MSAGIAHGQEASDTETEAEKNAPVDTVAVEDIVDDEAIRERLAEIFAAAKNSGWLTDAEVKLESGIVTIQGQADTEEHRQWAETVARKTEGVVAVINELSIDSAVDLVSTRNVVTRSLDSLWTDFLIRSPLLFAALIVVVLTSLLSRLVSWGVHRLLDKRGMRTSLKDLINQLTSIAIWVIGLLIATVVAFPGMTPSKALTVLGLGSVAIGFAFKDIFENFFAGILILWGYPFDRGDFITCGDVTGEVKQITIRNTMIRKLDGELAVVPNASLFKNNVDVLTNQPQRRVRLICGVAYDEDVDQSRDVIKHAVQGCESVQGKRTVEVFAKEFADSSINFEVAWWAGSKPLDIRRSRDEVVASIKRDLDAAGIEIPFPYRTLTFKNPEHLGFQSTESAGESSGSDDSHFTQTEESES
- a CDS encoding DUF2254 domain-containing protein, translated to MKAYLQQLIYRVKGSYWFIPSLMVFSAIVLSQLTIWIDRTLGNSWLQDYWFTSMNQPDGARALLATVAGSMITVAGVTFSLTILAVSHATSHFGPRLLDNFMRDRGNQITLGTFVATFLYCLLVLRVVRGEAVPESWDLTVEAFVPQLSLFVSLILTIASVGELIYFIHHVPDSIHVSTVLRRLATDMSGKFDELYPETLGIALNEDRDDPVLAKDFLHTVPSSVTGYLQGIDEDELMSFAEEHQAVVRLKKRPGDFVCRSEIIAEVTRTEGWGEDHLDQVRRGFTIGFSRTPTQDVFFILNEFVEVATRALSPGVNDPFTAMQCIDWLSDGLVQLSQRQLPTRYRTDDNEELRIITTEVTRADFVDAMLWQLIPYVRDDRNASQYFVASMKRAIEISNCKTLNELIEETIQTLEESSDREE
- a CDS encoding AI-2E family transporter; the encoded protein is MDHTAFTRRFLLASGIVLLVVAIAGLLYVARNLLPLIFGSVLIAVVLNQLADLVGRWSPLDMSRNMRVGLVISTIAVLSCLTMYSFANSAAQKVAQFKDRIENSVQESFESVKQQPLVEDHLKEDAKLSSMMPSSGKSIGLAKNFFTSAFGGMADLLILLFLSIYFAVSPDKYRVGAIRLLPTGWREETSNLLTESSTMLWRWMIGRLIAMALVGIVFGIGLAVIGVPMPLELGVFAGLVTFIPNIGGIAAVVPALLLASQQGSTALVSVLALYVVIQTIESYLITPMVQEHQVELPPAMVILAQIIGGLIFGFWGIVFATPMFAVSMLWIKQLYVEDWLES